In the Amblyraja radiata isolate CabotCenter1 chromosome 12, sAmbRad1.1.pri, whole genome shotgun sequence genome, cctattttgatttgtcctgccaaggtgtagcacctcacatttatcagcattaaactccatctgccatctttcagcccatttttccaaatggcctaaatcactctgtagactttggaaatcctcttcattatccacaacaccacctatcttggtatcatctgcatacttactaatccaatttaccacaccttcatccagatcattgatgtacatgacaaacaacaaaggacccaacaccgatccctgaggcaccccactagtcacctgcctcctacccgacaaacaaccatccaccattaccctctggcttctcccattcagccactgttgaatccatcttgctactcctgcatttatacccaaccgttgaaccttcttaaccaaccttccatgagaaaccttgtcaaaggccttactaaagtccatatagacaacatccactgctttaccctcgtcaatttccctagtaacctcttcaaaaaatacaAGAAGATtactcaaacatgaccttccaggcacaaatccatgctgactgttcttaatcagaccctgtttatccagatgcttatatatattatctctaagtatcttttccattaatttgcccaccactgaagtcaaactaacaggcctataattgctaggtttactcttagaaccctttttaaacaatggaacaacatgcgcagtacgcctatcctcggggactattcctgtttctaatgacatttgaaatatttctggcatagccccggctatttctacactaacttccctcaatgtcctagggaatatcctgtcaggacctggagacttatccacttttatatttttcaaaagtgtcagtacttcttttactttgaaactcatagtatccatagctactctactagtttcccttacctcacataattcaatatccttctccttggtgaataccgacgaaaagaaattgttcaatatctcccccatctcttttggctctgcagagagctgtccactctgtctctccaatggaccaattttatccctcgttatccttttgttattaatatagctgtagaaaccctttggatttactttcaccttacttgccaaagcaacctcatttcttcttttagcttttctaatttctttctttcttaagattcttgttCACTTGGCCACTTGTCCTCTGTTATTAACTGCAGGTGACTTTATTGAACACAGTCCGGTCAGTTTACACTTACTGACAGAGAAGCTATGGACCACCGGACTGTGTTCAATAAAGTCACCTGCAGTTAATAACAGAGGTTGTTGCAAAAGCTCATCAGGTGATGTAGCGTCTGTGGAGGGGAAATTCACTCTGCTCCTCTTTCACGGGGACTGGCGGCCCTGAGTGGATTTTTGCCTGTTATTTTGTATTGTTGATCTCCAGCTCCGGACACAAGTGGGAAATAACATTTGTGGAGAAAATTGGTGGAAGATCCACAGAAATTAAAGAAATTATTCTGGCAAAATCACATTGAAAGGGGCTATGATGTTTGTGAAACAGTGAAAGATTTACAATCCATAATCAGATGTTCATCGGATGAAAAACTCAGACTGTGACCGGAACTCTGGCACCGTGGGGTTATTATAAATATATCATGTAAATTCTGTCACTgaacagattaaaaaaacaacCATCGTTCACTGTATTTTTACTGAGTGAACTGCTCCCGGCCTGTTATAATTTGGGAGAAATCTGTACGTGAACTGGACTGGCAGTAACCTGTAGAATGTGTGTAGAACAGGCTCGGTAATCTGAGGTTAACGCGCAGACTTCATTGGAGATGGAGAAGAACTTGCTCCCACTCGGGTTCTGTTGTTTACGCGGTGGCTGGTGAGATGGATGTGGGTCCCGCGGACTGTACCTCAGGTGGCgcttgatgggctgggcaggtggCTAGTTTGTGATGTGGCCACTCCTGTATTTCACTTGGCCTCCAGGTTCTCAGTAGCATCCCGAATTATCGCCACTTTCATCAGCCACGGGCcaggaattccacagaatcagtgACAGGTTTAAAGTTTTAATCAAGGAGGGTTTGACAACATTATACATTGTTTGTTCTGTCTCTGTGGAGCTCGTCCGTGGTGATACGGCTCAGTGTAGAGAGGCTGCTTCAGGTGTTTAGTGTCAGGTGTCTAGTCTAAAGAAGTATCTCACCCCCAAacgccagccattccttctctccagaggtgccgcctgtcccgctgagttactccagcatgttgtgtccatgtCAGATGACTAAATGTTATAGTTCTCTGTGCAGGAGAGGGGGGTTGGGGCAGGTCATTAATATTGGTGACTAATATTGgattgggaacttcactcgcccccctgcaggaactatacatcaggaggtgcaactccagagcaaataaaatcatgggagaccccttccacccctgcaacggactgttccagctgctacggtcaggcaaacgcctccgttgccatgctgtgagaacggagaggttgagaaggagtttcttcccagaggccattaggactgtaaactcctatctcaccagagactaactttactgttccactctactgcttttaaaaaaagtgctgtttttccctttttccttccgcccacaatatttaatatgtaaaagaaaatgtgattctgttccattctatttgtagtttgtttggttgtttgtttgtttgtctttttgcacaaagtccgcgagcattgccacttttcattcactgcacatctcgtatgtgtatgtgacgaataaacttgacttgacgtgacacTTGCAAATGTCACTCGCACATTTACTAGAGCAGAACACAATGTGAACACAGGTCACCTGACTCAACATCTGTCTTTGGCAAGATGTTGGAGTCTAGAAtcaagaaataaatattcatccaggagaggttagtttagtttagtttagtttagtttagtttagtttagtttagtttagtttagagagcgcgtggaaacaggcccttcggcccactgattccgcgcAGACCGTTGATCACCCCGTAAATGatcattattctacacacactggggacattgttACAatccttaccgaagccaataaatCTCCAAATGaccacgtatttggagtgtggaggatccCGGAGCTccggcgaaaacccatgcagctGAAGGAGCTGAATGTAACTTTCTATTTTCGTGAATGGTCTGGAGGAGAGAGCCGTGTACAAAGTATCCAGGTTGGTCAAGGACATGAGAGATATCTGGGATGGCAGGGGGTGATGGTGATATTTGGACTCCACAAAATGATgtagataggttgagtgagtgaacaAAGCCACTTcgaaaatggagtttaatgcaggaaATTGTGAGGCCATACGTTTGGATAGGAGGAATCTAAAGCCGGATGTGATCTAAATGAAGAAAGTCTGTAGATAAAAGAGGCGCATAAATATGAAGATGTTTGTATCCATGAGGTACAAGTGACTAGTGGGTTGGAGAAACAAGAGGTTAAGAATGCTAacggcatgttggcttttattgcAATGGGGTTGGAGTTTAGAAATAGGGAAATGTTGCCATAATTGTAACTAGAATATCTAGAATGTTGTGCATAGTTTTAGTTAGCCAATTGCACAGAACAGGACAACACACTCAGCCCACTGGGAATCttcatttcatagcaaaaggatttgagtataagagcagggaggttctactgcagttgtacagggtcttggtcagaccacacctggagtattgcgtacagtttgggtctcctaatctgaggaaagacatttttgccatagagggagtacagagaaggttcaccagactgattcctgggatggcaggactttcatatgaagaaagactggatagaatcggctagtacacgctagaattcagaagattgaggggggatcttatagaaacttacaaaattcttaaggggttggacaggctagatgcaggaagatattcccaatgttggggaagtccagaactagggggtcacagtttaaggataagaccttttaggaccgagatgagaaaatcattttttacacagatagtggtgaatctgtggaattctctgccactgaaggtagttgaggccagttcattggctatatttaagagggagttagatgtggcccttgtggctaaagggatcagggggtatggagagaaggcagggatgggatactgagttggatgatcagccatgatcatatcgaatggcggtgcaggctcgaaggcccgaatggcctactcctgcacctattttctatgtttctatgttctcatgTAAGACTGAAGATGTtagatctgtattctttggagacTGGAAGAAGAGGTCGTCTTTTTGAAACATTCGAGATCCTTGGAGGTTTGACTAGATGTTGATATGGTTTCATTGGTGAGAGCTTGTTGAACGCGGTGGCAACGTCACACTGAGTCTCCCCGGGAGAGTTATCTTCTGTTCTCCGGCGGGTTGGTGCGCTTAAGGTGTTTGCAGTGAATTGGTTGTGAAGATTACAGCAGTGACAACAGCTTTTAAAATAATTCATCAACTGTGAAATAATTTGGAACTTAATGAAGATGTGAAAGATGATATTTATTTTCCATTCGCGCATCCGCGATGACTTGCAGCAACTCAGTAGCGAATTCGTTATTGTGGATGACCAGGATCAGTGGCAAATGCAACTTTCACCAATCTCTGGGCATTGTCCACAAGTTCATCCAGTGCGTCGGTCAGCAGCTTGTAGGTCATTCCAAATGACGATACTGCCCCGAAGACGGAGCCAATTATTGGTATAAAGTTAAGGGCCATTTCCACCGCTGAAACAGCAACAATACTGGAACGCAACAACATTTGTTTCACAAACTCCTCGTTTATTTCACCCACCAGTGGGGTTCTCACTTCTGCTTTCAGAAATTCCACAGGTTTCATTGAGACATTGGCCAGTCTCTGAAGGGAGGCATCATCTAGGCCGAGACTTTTGCGGAAATCTATTATTGCAGCGACTAGTATCCCGAGGTCAACGGCGACAGACAATCCGGGAACAGGCACCGCTCCCACTGCTCCTGAGAATATTGCCCACATCCAGACACGTTTCTTCAACTGGGCTCGTTTCGGCTCCACAATCTTCACCGTTGTGCTTGGAAGCGACATCAATAAAACATCTTTTTTTATTCCATCGAGACTTTTTAAAAGCGTTTTCTTTAACCGAGAAAAATCAAACTCATTTAGGTAAAGGCTTGATATCAGGAAAATAATGGGTTCTGAAATCCCCGCTTCCATCAAACCGCTTCCTATTTCTTGTTTCAGCTTATCAAGTTCCCTCATTCTGTCAACATCTATACCCTGATTTGTAAAAACTGGAAAGTCAATGTCAATTTGACTTCGTACGAAGTAGAACTTCTTCTTCATGCTTGCAATCTCCTTGGCGGCCTTTGCATCGTTTTCGGTGAATCGATCATTTGAGATTATTATGAAAAATTCGTATGTAGTAAATTCCATTTTACTCACGTAATCCTTCATTGGAAACTTTGTTGTTCCAAATCCCGGCATGTCCCACAAGCAAACATTAGGGAAGGTGGGATGTTTGTATGGAGTTCACTCCTTTGTAGTTTCAGTGATCCCGGTTGTAGCTGCACCCTCATCGCAGCCCCGCAGCCCCCTCATGGCGTTGATGAAGGTGGATTTCCCTGCACCTACTTCTCCTGTCACAGCGATGTTAAGCTCTGCATTTTTCATATCGTTCAATTTCTTCACGATCTGTGCCGCAAACTTGCTCAGCCCATCCTGATCATATGTAGTCCGCAGTTCATTGATTTCTTGCTGACTGAAGTATGCAGATTGTGAAGATGAAGCCATTGTATCTCTGCGGAAAGAAATGAACATATTGTATTTTTAATACATCTCCAAATGTGTATTTCATGAGACACAGAAGCAAAATCACAGTCACGTGTTTGTGATCAAAGCTGAGATCACTGGACCTGAATGTCCCACTTCACAGAAATAGCGGGATACACTGGGCTGAAGATTCAATGAACCGGTCACTCATTAacactccttcccattcccacactgacctttctgtcctaggtctcctccattgtcagtgtgaggctaaacacaaattggaggaacagcaacttttATCATCTCCATTTCTTTTATCATCGTGACTTTTTTGCATACCCTTCATTCAATGTTCTTTATCTCACTACATCATCGTCTTTTTCTCTCGTTTTTACTTTTCCctgtgtagtctgaagaagggcctcgacccgaaacgtcacccattccttctctccagagatgctgcctgtcccgctgagttactccagctttctgtgtctatcttcggtttaaaccatcatctgcagttcacaGTCACTATGAAAGATTACTGATCACTTTTCCCCCATCCATTCATACTTTCAATTGTGTTCACTTTGTGTAACATGAACTTCGTTGTGCTTTGTGGATAAAGAATATGAATCATTCAGGGTAGGTATACAGGGTCATGCAGGCTAGCGTTGGTATTTAATGTAGAGTTGGCCAATCTCATTGTTCCTTTCAGGAGGTTTTCACTCAAGGAGTGAATGGGCTGACGTGTGTTTACACTGCGGGTAAACGGGAGGCTGGATTTCTGTTCTGAGGATGAGACAGAAAGACAGTGTTGTCAGAAAGAAAATGTCAGGGTTGGAAAAG is a window encoding:
- the LOC116979325 gene encoding interferon-inducible GTPase 5-like: MPGFGTTKFPMKDYVSKMEFTTYEFFIIISNDRFTENDAKAAKEIASMKKKFYFVRSQIDIDFPVFTNQGIDVDRMRELDKLKQEIGSGLMEAGISEPIIFLISSLYLNEFDFSRLKKTLLKSLDGIKKDVLLMSLPSTTVKIVEPKRAQLKKRVWMWAIFSGAVGAVPVPGLSVAVDLGILVAAIIDFRKSLGLDDASLQRLANVSMKPVEFLKAEVRTPLVGEINEEFVKQMLLRSSIVAVSAVEMALNFIPIIGSVFGAVSSFGMTYKLLTDALDELVDNAQRLVKVAFATDPGHPQ